A DNA window from Sphingomonas changnyeongensis contains the following coding sequences:
- a CDS encoding glutathione S-transferase family protein: MLRLLIGNKAYSSWSLRGWLAVRQSGLPFEEVVVPLYDDDWPARRDGPDIAPGGGKLPILWDGDIAVWDSLAILEYLADRVGRARFWPEDDAARGLARAMVAEMHSGFAALRRALPMNVRRTDPPRDWPEEVAADIARVLHLWSEARTRFGGGGDYLFGAFGAADIMFAPVVTRFTTYSVALPPLARAYAEAVTAHPFMQDWLAAALVEPWVLARYERDGDA; this comes from the coding sequence ATGCTCAGGCTCCTTATCGGCAACAAGGCCTATTCCAGCTGGTCGCTGCGCGGCTGGCTGGCCGTCCGCCAGTCCGGCCTTCCGTTCGAAGAAGTGGTCGTGCCGCTCTATGACGATGACTGGCCGGCGCGCCGCGACGGGCCGGACATTGCGCCGGGCGGCGGCAAGCTGCCGATCCTGTGGGATGGGGACATCGCCGTCTGGGATTCGCTCGCCATCCTCGAATATCTGGCCGACCGGGTCGGCCGGGCGCGCTTCTGGCCGGAAGACGATGCCGCGCGCGGCCTTGCCCGCGCGATGGTGGCGGAAATGCATTCGGGCTTTGCCGCGCTGCGCCGCGCGCTGCCGATGAATGTGCGCCGCACCGATCCGCCGCGCGACTGGCCGGAGGAGGTGGCGGCCGATATTGCCCGGGTGCTGCATCTGTGGAGCGAGGCGCGGACGCGCTTTGGCGGCGGCGGCGACTATCTGTTCGGCGCGTTCGGGGCCGCCGACATCATGTTCGCGCCCGTCGTCACCCGTTTTACGACCTATTCGGTCGCGCTGCCGCCGCTCGCCCGCGCCTATGCGGAAGCGGTCACCGCCCATCCGTTCATGCAGGACTGGCTGGCCGCCGCCTTGGTCGAGCCATGGGTGCTGGCCCGGTATGAACGGGACGGCGACGCGTGA
- the dapE gene encoding succinyl-diaminopimelate desuccinylase: protein MSAADPLALAQALIAAPSVTPATGAVFDVLEEMLAARGFVVDRFLAGDAPDGPVENLLAWRGGEGAHFAFAGHLDVVPPGQGWTSAPFAPEIRGDLLYGRGAVDMKGAIAAFVAALDGLDDLPGTISLIITGDEEGPAVHGTVALIERMARHGLKPDMCLVGEPTSVDRLGDTIKIGRRGSVNIWIEVPGTQGHVAYPHLADNPVPKLVRALAAIDALTLDSGTDWFQPSNIEITDLEVGNPATNVIPRRAAARISIRFNDLHRGADLAALIARTVHAHAPNAVVTPRISGEAFLTPPGPLSALVAEAIAAETGIAAELSTSGGTSDARFLAAVCPVVEFGLPNATMHKLDEAVAVADLDRLARIYRGIVRRALAHF from the coding sequence GTGAGCGCGGCCGATCCGCTCGCGCTCGCCCAGGCGCTGATCGCCGCGCCCAGCGTCACCCCGGCGACCGGCGCGGTGTTCGACGTGCTCGAGGAAATGCTTGCGGCGCGCGGCTTTGTCGTTGACCGGTTTCTGGCCGGCGATGCACCCGACGGGCCGGTTGAAAACCTGCTCGCCTGGCGCGGCGGCGAGGGGGCGCATTTCGCCTTTGCCGGGCATCTGGACGTGGTGCCGCCCGGCCAGGGCTGGACCAGCGCGCCGTTCGCGCCCGAAATCAGGGGCGATCTGCTCTATGGCCGCGGCGCGGTGGACATGAAGGGCGCGATCGCCGCCTTTGTCGCCGCGCTCGACGGGCTCGACGATCTGCCCGGCACGATCAGCCTGATCATCACCGGCGACGAGGAAGGCCCGGCGGTGCACGGCACGGTCGCGCTGATCGAGCGCATGGCCCGGCACGGGCTGAAACCCGATATGTGCCTGGTGGGCGAGCCGACCTCGGTCGACCGGCTGGGCGACACGATCAAGATCGGGCGGCGCGGCTCGGTCAATATCTGGATCGAGGTGCCCGGTACCCAGGGCCATGTCGCCTATCCGCACCTGGCCGACAATCCGGTGCCCAAGCTGGTGCGCGCGCTGGCCGCGATCGATGCGCTGACGCTTGACTCCGGCACCGACTGGTTCCAGCCGTCGAACATCGAGATCACCGATCTGGAAGTCGGCAACCCGGCGACCAACGTCATCCCGCGCCGTGCCGCCGCGCGGATCAGCATCCGGTTCAACGATCTGCACCGGGGGGCCGATCTGGCGGCGCTGATCGCGCGCACCGTCCATGCCCATGCGCCCAATGCGGTCGTCACCCCGCGCATCTCGGGCGAGGCGTTCCTGACCCCGCCGGGGCCGCTGTCGGCGCTGGTCGCCGAGGCGATCGCCGCGGAAACCGGCATCGCGGCGGAGCTTTCGACCAGCGGCGGCACATCCGATGCGCGGTTCCTGGCCGCTGTGTGCCCGGTCGTCGAGTTCGGCCTGCCCAATGCGACGATGCACAAGCTGGACGAGGCGGTGGCGGTGGCCGATCTCGACCGGCTCGCGCGGATCTATCGCGGGATCGTGCGGCGCGCGCTTGCGCATTTCTGA